In one window of Dromaius novaehollandiae isolate bDroNov1 chromosome W, bDroNov1.hap1, whole genome shotgun sequence DNA:
- the LOC135324150 gene encoding polycomb group RING finger protein 3 isoform X1, which yields MLTRKIKLWDINAHITCRLCNGYLIDATTVTECLHTFCRSCLVKYLEENNTCPTCRIVIHQSHPLQYIGHDRTMQDIVYKLVPGLQEAEMKKQREFYHKLGMEVPGDIKGETCSAKQHLDSHRNGETKTDENSNKETSEEKQEEDNDYHRSDEQVSICLECNSSKLRGLKRKWIRCSAQATVLHLKKFIAKKLNLSSFNELDILCNEEILGKDHTLKFVVVTRWRFKLRSWRNSREANPSCVLRSSGSY from the exons ATGCTGACTAGAAAGATTAAGCTTTGGGACATTAATGCCCATATAACCTGTCGTCTGTGCAATGGATACCTGATTGATGCCACCACTGTAACAGAATGCTTACATACTT TCTGTAGAAGCTGCTTGGTGAAGTATTTGGAGGAAAACAACACCTGTCCAACATGTAGAATTGTTATACACCAGAGCCATCCATTACAGTATATTGG tcATGATAGAACAATGCAAGATATTGTTTACAAACTTGTGCCAGGCCTCCAAGAAG cggaaatgaaaaagcagagggAATTCTACCACAAACTGGGTATGGAAGTACCAGGGGACATCAAAGGGGAGACatgctctgcaaagcagcatcTAGATTCACATCGCAATG GTGAAactaaaacagatgaaaattcaAACAAAGaaacttctgaggaaaaacaggaagaagatAATGACTATCATCGAAGTGATGAACAG GTAAGCATCTGCCTAGAATGCAATAGCAGCAAATTACGTGGATTGAAACGAAAATGGATTCGCTGCTCAGCACAAGCAACGGTCTTGCATCTAAAGAAGTTCATTGCTAAAAAACTTAACCTTTCTTCTTTTAATGAG ctggATATATTATGCAATGAAGAGATTCTTGGCAAGGACCACACACTCAAGTTTGTAGTTGTTACTAGATGGAGATTTAAG TTACGCAGTTGGAGAAACAGCAGGGAGGCCAACCCCAGCTGTGTACTCAGAAGCAGCGGGTCATACTGA
- the LOC135324150 gene encoding polycomb group RING finger protein 3 isoform X2, whose translation MLTRKIKLWDINAHITCRLCNGYLIDATTVTECLHTFCRSCLVKYLEENNTCPTCRIVIHQSHPLQYIGHDRTMQDIVYKLVPGLQEAEMKKQREFYHKLGMEVPGDIKGETCSAKQHLDSHRNGETKTDENSNKETSEEKQEEDNDYHRSDEQVSICLECNSSKLRGLKRKWIRCSAQATVLHLKKFIAKKLNLSSFNELDILCNEEILGKDHTLKFVVVTRWRFKKAPLLLHYRPKMDLL comes from the exons ATGCTGACTAGAAAGATTAAGCTTTGGGACATTAATGCCCATATAACCTGTCGTCTGTGCAATGGATACCTGATTGATGCCACCACTGTAACAGAATGCTTACATACTT TCTGTAGAAGCTGCTTGGTGAAGTATTTGGAGGAAAACAACACCTGTCCAACATGTAGAATTGTTATACACCAGAGCCATCCATTACAGTATATTGG tcATGATAGAACAATGCAAGATATTGTTTACAAACTTGTGCCAGGCCTCCAAGAAG cggaaatgaaaaagcagagggAATTCTACCACAAACTGGGTATGGAAGTACCAGGGGACATCAAAGGGGAGACatgctctgcaaagcagcatcTAGATTCACATCGCAATG GTGAAactaaaacagatgaaaattcaAACAAAGaaacttctgaggaaaaacaggaagaagatAATGACTATCATCGAAGTGATGAACAG GTAAGCATCTGCCTAGAATGCAATAGCAGCAAATTACGTGGATTGAAACGAAAATGGATTCGCTGCTCAGCACAAGCAACGGTCTTGCATCTAAAGAAGTTCATTGCTAAAAAACTTAACCTTTCTTCTTTTAATGAG ctggATATATTATGCAATGAAGAGATTCTTGGCAAGGACCACACACTCAAGTTTGTAGTTGTTACTAGATGGAGATTTAAG AAAGCACCTCTACTTCTACATTACAGACCCAAAATGGACTTGCTGTAA